The following proteins are co-located in the Silene latifolia isolate original U9 population chromosome 1, ASM4854445v1, whole genome shotgun sequence genome:
- the LOC141603896 gene encoding auxin-responsive protein IAA13-like isoform X2 → MEVESGSSVSSTVEQHTRHFDQTDQMAVIQYGYEGSDDSSHLELGLGLTLSLVSPPSASFSSSSSSSKTCTVNSALTNVNNNVSAATKRPTAPTALSQVVGWPPIRSYRMTTMANQPRSVDENKGKDGGYGTQDKGNPISKERVPHKSSLFVKVNMDGVAIGRKVDLNAHSDYESLARALEDMFTNTAEEELVLMPKVTRPSKLLDGTSDFVITYEDKDGDWMLVGDVPWGLFVTSVKRLKIMRTSEANGLPPRSEVRSSNLKSRPI, encoded by the exons ATGGAGGTTGAAAGTGGTTCATCAGTGTCATCAACGGTTGAACAACACACACGTCACTTTGATCAAACTGATCAGATGGCTGTTATTCAATACGGTTATGAAGGCTCTGACGATTCTTCTCACCTTGAATTAGGTCTCGGTTTAACTCTTTCTCTTGTTTCTCCTCCGTctgcttctttttcttcttcatcGTCGTCTTCTAAAACTTGTACTGTTAATTCTGCTCTTACTAATGTTAACAACAATGTTTCTGCTGCCACCAAAAGACCCACTGCTCCTACTGCTCTCAG TCAAGTAGTGGGATGGCCACCTATAAGGTCATACAGGATGACTACCATGGCTAACCAACCAAGGTCAGTTGATGAAAACAAAGGGAAGGATGGAGGTTATGGAACTCAAGACAAGGGTAATCCCATTTCTAAGGAGAGAGTGCCCCATAAGAGTTCATTGTTTGTCAAAGTTAATATGGACGGTGTTGCGATTGGAAGGAAGGTTGATCTCAATGCACACTCCGATTATGAGTCCTTAGCCCGGGCTTTGGAGGATATGTTCACCAATACAGCTGAGG AAGAACTTGTTTTGATGCCAAAAGTAACAAGACCATCAAAGCTATTGGATGGAACATCAGACTTTGTGATCACATATGAAGACAAAGATGGAGACTGGATGCTTGTTGGTGATGTTCCGTGGGG GCTGTTTGTAACCTCTGTTAAGAGGCTTAAAATTATGCGGACTTCCGAGGCTAATGGACTTC CTCCAAGATCGGAAGTCAGAAGTTCTAACCTCAAAAGTAGGCCGATATAG
- the LOC141603896 gene encoding auxin-responsive protein IAA13-like isoform X1, producing the protein MEVESGSSVSSTVEQHTRHFDQTDQMAVIQYGYEGSDDSSHLELGLGLTLSLVSPPSASFSSSSSSSKTCTVNSALTNVNNNVSAATKRPTAPTALSQVVGWPPIRSYRMTTMANQPRSVDENKGKDGGYGTQDKGNPISKERVPHKSSLFVKVNMDGVAIGRKVDLNAHSDYESLARALEDMFTNTAEESNAEELVLMPKVTRPSKLLDGTSDFVITYEDKDGDWMLVGDVPWGLFVTSVKRLKIMRTSEANGLPPRSEVRSSNLKSRPI; encoded by the exons ATGGAGGTTGAAAGTGGTTCATCAGTGTCATCAACGGTTGAACAACACACACGTCACTTTGATCAAACTGATCAGATGGCTGTTATTCAATACGGTTATGAAGGCTCTGACGATTCTTCTCACCTTGAATTAGGTCTCGGTTTAACTCTTTCTCTTGTTTCTCCTCCGTctgcttctttttcttcttcatcGTCGTCTTCTAAAACTTGTACTGTTAATTCTGCTCTTACTAATGTTAACAACAATGTTTCTGCTGCCACCAAAAGACCCACTGCTCCTACTGCTCTCAG TCAAGTAGTGGGATGGCCACCTATAAGGTCATACAGGATGACTACCATGGCTAACCAACCAAGGTCAGTTGATGAAAACAAAGGGAAGGATGGAGGTTATGGAACTCAAGACAAGGGTAATCCCATTTCTAAGGAGAGAGTGCCCCATAAGAGTTCATTGTTTGTCAAAGTTAATATGGACGGTGTTGCGATTGGAAGGAAGGTTGATCTCAATGCACACTCCGATTATGAGTCCTTAGCCCGGGCTTTGGAGGATATGTTCACCAATACAGCTGAGG AATCAAATGCAGAAGAACTTGTTTTGATGCCAAAAGTAACAAGACCATCAAAGCTATTGGATGGAACATCAGACTTTGTGATCACATATGAAGACAAAGATGGAGACTGGATGCTTGTTGGTGATGTTCCGTGGGG GCTGTTTGTAACCTCTGTTAAGAGGCTTAAAATTATGCGGACTTCCGAGGCTAATGGACTTC CTCCAAGATCGGAAGTCAGAAGTTCTAACCTCAAAAGTAGGCCGATATAG
- the LOC141603880 gene encoding uncharacterized protein LOC141603880: protein MSHITLIMSLRNHFIILFFFFYCYIGSYSISGETFNDEVSVLLSIKSTLIDPLNKLHDWKLPVNNSSAAHCSWTGVSCSNVGRVEKLDLSHMNLSGKVSDEFQHLNSLSFLNLCGNGFSSMLPNSVTNLTSLKFLDVSQNFFSGEFPFGFGKIGSLTYLNGSGNDFVGDLPEDLSNATFLETLDLRGSFFGGLIPLSYKNLKKLKFLGLSGNNLTGKIPAELGELSSLETMIIGYNMFDGGIPTTFGNLTNLKYLDLAIANLGGEIPAELGGLAKLDTLYLYKNSLEGNIPSTFGNLSSLVFFDISDNLLSGDIPAEIGQLKKLQLLNLMCNQLTGLVPAGLGQLPELQIFELWNNSLSGPLPSDLGKNSPLQWLDVSSNSFSGEVPSGVCHGGNLTKLILFNNAFSGSIPLSLSKCLSLIRVRVQNNHLSGTIPLGLGKLGKLQRLELANNSLTGTIPDDLASSTSLSFIDVSRNLLKSHLPSTIFSIPNLQTFMASNNDLLGEIPDQFQDCPSLSVLDLSSNHFTGDIPASIASCQRLVTLNLKNNKITGEIPDSIAMMPTLSILDLSNNSLTGKIPQHIGNSPALEAFNVSHNQLYGPVPENGIFRTINPDDLTGNDGLCGGVLPPCPRPSLYGSGNEKLRAKRVLTKWAIGASVVLAIGIVALGTNIIYRRWYSNGSCFEKHDAGNGEWPWRLMAFQRLGFTSNEILSCIKESNVIGMGATGIVYKAEVSRVNRTVAVKKLWKSSTDIETGTKSDDLVGEVNLLGKLRHRNIVRLLGFLHNNKESMILYEYMQNGNLGEALHGKQDGNLLVDWVSRYNIAVGVAQGLAYLHHDCHPPVVHRDIKSNNILLDANLEPRIADFGLAKMMIKKNETVSIVAGSYGYIAPEYGYTMKIDEKSDIYSFGVVLLELITGRRPLDKEYGSSGDVVEWIRSKARNNRSLEEVLDPNLAGNNKHVQEEMLLVLRIALLCTAKQPKDRPSMRDVITMLGEAKPRRKSSSTCNLDKDKPVFTTVPLL from the exons ATGTCTcatattacactaataatgtccCTCAGAAATCATTTTatcatattatttttcttcttttactGTTACATTGGTAGTTACAGTATCAGTGGGGAAACATTCAATGATGAGGTATCTGTTCTTTTGTCAATAAAATCAACTCTCATTGATCCTCTTAACAAACTCCATGATTGGAAGTTACCAGTTAACAACAGTTCAGCAGCTCACTGCAGTTGGACTGGTGTATCCTGCAGCAATGTGGGTCGGGTCGAAAAATTGGATCTTTCTCATATGAATCTAAGTGGGAAAGTCTCAGATGAATTCCAACATCTGAATTCTCTATCTTTTCTCAACCTATGTGGAAATGGGTTTTCATCAATGTTGCCAAATTCTGTTACAAATCTCACATCATTGAAGTTCTTAGATGTAAGTCAGAACTTTTTTTCCGGGGAATTTCCATTCGGGTTTGGAAAGATTGGTTCTTTGACATATTTGAATGGTTCTGGCAATGATTTTGTGGGTGATCTTCCTGAAGATCTTAGCAATGCAACATTTCTCGAAACGCTCGATCTCAGAGGAAGTTTCTTTGGAGGGTTGATACCACTTTCATACAAAAACCTAAAAAAGCTGAAGTTTTTAGGCTTATCAGGAAACAATCTGACAGGCAAAATTCCTGCAGAACTTGGGGAATTATCTTCATTAGAGACAATGATAATTGGTTACAATATGTTTGATGGTGGTATTCCTACAACATTTGGTAACCTTACCAATCTCAAGTACTTAGATTTGGCAATTGCCAATCTTGGTGGCGAAATTCCGGCTGAATTAGGTGGGTTAGCTAAGCTTGACACACTTTACCTGTACAAGAACAGCTTAGAAGGAAATATCCCTTCAACTTTCGGTAACCTTTCATCCTTAGTTTTTTTCGACATCTCGGATAATCTACTGTCAGGGGATATCCCTGCTGAGATAGGTCAACTGAAGAAATTGCAGCTCTTAAATCTGATGTGTAACCAGTTGACTGGTTTAGTGCCAGCTGGGTTAGGACAGTTGCCTGAATTGCAGATTTTTGAGCTCTGGAATAACTCACTTTCTGGCCCTTTGCCTAGTGATCTTGGCAAAAACTCTCCCCTTCAGTGGTTAGATGTATCATCTAATTCATTTTCGGGAGAAGTTCCGAGTGGTGTTTGTCATGGAGGTAATCTCACTAAGCTCATTCTCTTCAACAATGCTTTTTCTGGCTCCATACCACTTAGTTTGTCGAAATGCCTCTCGTTGATACGTGTTCGAGTACAAAATAACCATCTTTCAGGGACTATACCCTTAGGTCTAGGTAAACTAGGCAAGCTCCAGAGATTAGAGTTGGCTAACAATAGTCTAACTGGTACAATTCCTGATGATCTAGCCTCGTCAACTTCTCTATCATTTATTGATGTGTCGCGAAACCTCCTAAAATCACATTTACCCTCAACCATATTTTCTATTCCTAATCTCCAAACTTTCATGGCCTCGAACAATGATTTACTAGGAGAAATCCCAGATCAATTTCAGGACTGCCCTTCCCTTTCAGTTCTAGATCTGTCATCAAACCATTTCACAGGTGATATCCCTGCAAGCATAGCTTCCTGTCAAAGATTAGTAACTCTAAACCTTAAAAACAACAAAATTACGGGAGAAATCCCGGACTCCATTGCAATGATGCCGACATTGTCCATTTTAGATTTGTCTAACAATAGCCTAACTGGGAAAATCCCTCAACATATCGGTAATTCACCTGCTTTAGAGGCATTCAATGTGTCACATAACCAGCTTTATGGCCCTGTACCAGAAAACGGCATATTTAGGACTATTAACCCAGATGATCTAACCGGAAATGATGGTTTATGCGGTGGGGTCCTTCCTCCTTGTCCTAGACCTTCACTATATGGATCAGGGAATGAAAAGCTCCGAGCCAAACGTGTTCTAACTAAATGGGCAATCGGTGCTTCAGTAGTTTTGGCTATTGGGATTGTAGCCCTAGGGACCAATATCATATACAGGAGATGGTACTCCAATGGCTCATGTTTTGAGAAACATGATGCTGGAAATGGGGAGTGGCCTTGGAGGCTAATGGCATTCCAAAGGCTCGGTTTCACGAGCAATGAAATTTTGTCTTGCATAAAGGAGTCCAATGTGATTGGAATGGGAGCTACAGGGATAGTCTACAAGGCTGAGGTTAGTCGGGTCAACAGAACCGTGGCAGTCAAGAAGCTTTGGAAATCAAGCACTGATATTGAGACGGGGACTAAAAGCGATGATCTTGTAGGGGAAGTGAATCTTCTAGGTAAATTAAGGCATAGGAATATAGTGAGATTATTGGGATTTCTACACAATAATAAGGAATCTATGATTTTATACGAGTATATGCAGAACGGTAATCTTGGAGAAGCTTTACATGGGAAACAAGACGGAAATTTGTTAGTAGATTGGGTATCAAGGTATAACATTGCAGTCGGGGTAGCTCAAGGGCTAGCTTATCTTCATCATGATTGTCATCCTCCAGTTGTTCACAGAGATATCAAATCAAACAATATCTTGCTCGACGCCAATCTCGAACCAAGAATTGCTGATTTTGGTTTGGCTAAAATGATGATCAAGAAGAATGAGACAGTCTCCATTGTTGCAGGTTCCTATGGTTACATAGCCCCTG AATATGGGTACACAATGAAGATCGACGAGAAGAGCGATATATACAGCTTTGGTGTGGTTCTTTTGGAGCTTATAACTGGGAGGAGGCCGCTAGACAAAGAATATGGAAGCTCAGGAGATGTGGTAGAATGGATACGAAGTAAAGCAAGAAATAACAGATCCTTAGAAGAAGTGCTTGATCCCAACTTAGCCGGAAACAACAAGCACGTCCAAGAAGAAATGCTATTAGTATTAAGAATAGCGCTCCTTTGCACCGCCAAGCAGCCGAAGGACAGACCTTCAATGAGAGATGTCATCACAATGCTTGGAGAAGCAAAGCCGAGGAGAAAAAGCAGCAGCACTTGTAACTTAGACAAGGATAAGCCTGTATTCACCACTGTACCTTTACTGTAA
- the LOC141644243 gene encoding protein FAR1-RELATED SEQUENCE 5-like, with protein MAHPEAIKLFRAYPYVVLMDSTYKTNIYKNPLIEMVGVTPTGSSFLIACAMIPNESDVNYKWLLRKLAAILDATGVASPAVFVTDRELGLISALEQVFPRAEHLLCRWHVNKAVNAKALTTYQTESMRKFVISNKEDGWFRVINSVTEESFQRAWQCFQRKWPKMEDYVRATWGQHAGKFVLCYTNEVLHFGNTATSRVESAHSLLKAWLKSKHLLLDSMWFRIHGMLESQHSKIKKELEDEMSKPRRTSRTFSLLQGNVSTKAIKLMEKELTRGLGLGIGLNDRCRHMMRTTHGLPCACNLVSLHGRGRRVHLEDIHVF; from the coding sequence ATGGCTCATCctgaagcgattaagttgttcCGGGCTTATCCTTATGTGGTCCTCATGGATTCGACTTATAAAACCAACATTTACAAGAATCCACTCATTGAGATGGTTGGTGTGACACCCACGGGATCGTCCTTCTTAATTGCATGTGCGATGATTCCTAACGAGTCTGACGTGAATTACAAGTGGCTGTTGAGAAAGTTAGCTGCGATTTTAGATGCCACCGGAGTAGCGTCCCCTGCTGTATTTGTCACCGACCGGGAATTGGGTTTGATCAGCGCTCTTGAGCAAGTATTTCCCCGGGCTGAGCATTTGTTGTGTAGATGGCATGTGAACAAAGCCGTCAATGCAAAAGCCTTGACAACATACCAAACTGAAAGTATGAGGAAATTTGTCATCTCAAATAAAGAAGACGGTTGGTTTAGGGTGATCAATTCAGTTACCGAGGAATCGTTTCAGCGTGCGTGGCAGTGTTTCCAACGTAAGTGGCCGAAAATGGAGGATTATGTACGGGCAACTTGGGGTCAACACGCAGGGAAGTTCGTTTTATGCTATACAAACGAGGTCTTACATTTTGGTAACACGGCAACTTCCCGTGTTGAGTCAGCACATTCTCTATTGAAGGCTTGGTTGAAGTCAAAGCATCTCTTACTTGACTCCATGTGGTTCCGTATCCACGGCATGCTTGAAAGTCAACACTCGAAGATTAAGAAAGAACTCGAAGATGAAATGAGTAAACCAAGGAGAACATCTCGTACTTTCTCCTTATTGCAAGGAAACGTGTCTACTAAGGCCATAAAGTTAATGGAGAAAGAACTTACTAGAGGCCTTGGTTTGGGTATCGGATTGAATGATCGATGCCGACACATGATGCGAACGACTCATGGATTACCTTGTGCATGCAATTTGGTATCTTTGCACGGAAGAGGTAGGAGGGTCCATCTCGAGGATATTCATGTCTTTTGA
- the LOC141603922 gene encoding hypothetical protein At1g04090-like, whose amino-acid sequence MIKIRRIKKVVYSWKKMRNLFHGDSSTTDESPLPTFSLPAPLPNWPQGKGFGTGKINLGEIEVAEITSFDFIWGSHLSHDKENSVSFYKPVGIPEGFFNLGHYCQPNNKPLYGFLLVAKDLAVSNNNESKSVRSPALQAPRDYSLVWSSDDGTRIKDSPGYVWLPESPPGYKALGFVVTSKAEKPDFADVRCVREDLIEKCEPYGLLLETESKFRKKPFNVWKTRPSNRGMLKRGVTVGTFFCASQWDEGDEIPISCLKNCDPNWHSMPELDQIRALVKHYGPTMFFHPEEVYFPSSVSWFFKNGARLCKPGQPDGEPVDPEGSNLPQGGTNDGKFWLDLPNDETIREVVKQGNLESAEIYVHVKPSFGGTFCDLAMWVFSPFNGPATIKIGPKDVGLSRTGEHIGDWEHFTLRVSNFTGRLDSIYFSQHSGGVWLDASDLEFNEGNKAIIYLSKNGHAIYPHPGSYLQGSSKIGVGIRNDCAKSNVSLDSSTRYEIIAAEYLGEVVTEPYWLQFMRTWGPKIVYDSKLPLSFFNKLPAELSRQEGPTGPKEKNNWFGDERW is encoded by the coding sequence GAAAAGGATTTGGCACTGGAAAGATCAATCTCGGAGAAATAGAAGTTGCAGAAATAACAAGTTTCGATTTCATTTGGGGATCTCATCTTTCCCATGACAAGGAAAATAGCGTCTCGTTCTACAAGCCTGTAGGTATACCTGAAGGATTTTTTAACCTTGGTCATTACTGTCAACCAAACAACAAGCCTCTCTATGGCTTTCTTCTTGTAGCTAAAGATCTCGCGGTGTCCAACAATAATGAGTCTAAGTCTGTTCGCTCCCCGGCCCTTCAAGCACCTCGCGACTATTCTTTAGTTTGGAGTTCAGATGATGGCACGAGAATTAAGGACTCACCTGGTTATGTTTGGCTACCTGAATCTCCTCCTGGTTATAAGGCACTTGGTTTTGTTGTAACAAGTAAGGCTGAAAAACCCGATTTTGCTGATGTAAGATGTGTTAGGGAGGATCTTATAGAAAAATGTGAGCCTTACGGCTTATTACTTGAAACAGAATCAAAGTTTCGTAAAAAACCTTTTAATGTTTGGAAGACTAGGCCTAGTAATCGCGGTATGCTCAAAAGAGGTGTAACGGTAGGGACATTTTTCTGCGCTAGCCAATGGGATGAAGGAGACGAAATACCCATTTCTTGTCTGAAAAACTGTGACCCTAATTGGCATTCAATGCCGGAACTTGATCAAATTCGCGCCCTAGTTAAACATTATGGTCCAACTATGTTCTTCCACCCAGAAGAAGTCTACTTTCCGTCTTCTGTTTCTTGGTTCTTCAAAAATGGAGCCCGTCTTTGTAAACCAGGACAGCCTGATGGTGAACCTGTGGACCCCGAGGGGTCCAATTTGCCTCAAGGCGGAACAAATGATGGAAAGTTCTGGTTGGATCTCCCAAATGATGAAACAATTAGGGAGGTTGTCAAGCAAGGGAATCTTGAAAGTGCCGAAATTTATGTTCATGTGAAACCGAGTTTTGGTGGCACTTTCTGTGATCTAGCCATGTGGGTGTTCTCCCCATTTAATGGACCGGCCACCATCAAGATCGGACCTAAGGACGTAGGCTTAAGCCGGACAGGTGAACATATAGGCGACTGGGAGCATTTCACTCTTAGAGTAAGTAATTTTACTGGTAGACTTGACAGTATATATTTTTCACAGCACAGTGGCGGTGTTTGGCTAGATGCATCCGATTTGGAGTTCAACGAGGGAAACAAAGCAATTATATACTTATCGAAAAATGGCCATGCTATATACCCGCATCCTGGTTCCTATCTTCAAGGGTCATCAAAGATTGGTGTCGGGATTAGAAACGACTGTGCTAAAAGCAACGTTTCTCTGGATTCGAGCACCAGATATGAAATTATTGCAGCCGAGTACCTTGGAGAGGTTGTCACTGAGCCATACTGGTTGCAGTTTATGAGGACATGGGGCCCAAAAATTGTGTATGATTCAAAGCTTCCTCTTAGTTTCTTCAACAAGTTACCGGCTGAACTCTCGAGACAGGAGGGTCCTACCGGACCAAAAGAGAAGAACAATTGGTTCGGCGATGAAAGATGGTAG